The following are encoded in a window of Vicia villosa cultivar HV-30 ecotype Madison, WI unplaced genomic scaffold, Vvil1.0 ctg.004540F_1_1, whole genome shotgun sequence genomic DNA:
- the LOC131642132 gene encoding large ribosomal subunit protein uL29-like, producing MARIKVYELRNKTKADLLNQLKDLKAELALLRVAKVTGGAPNKLSKIKVVRLSIAQVLTVISQKQKAALREVYKNKKYLPLDLRPKKTRAIRRRLTKNQASLKTEREKKKEIYFPLRKYAIKA from the exons ATGG CTAGAATCAAGGTGTACGAGTTGAGGAACAAAACCAAAGCGGATTTGCTTAACCAGCTGAAGGATCTGAAGGCGGAGCTTGCTTTGCTCCGAGTGGCCAAAGTCACCGGCGGCGCACCTAACAAGCTATCCAAAAT TAAAGTTGTGAGGCTTTCGATTGCGCAAGTGTTGACTGTGATTTCACAGAAGCAGAAAGCGGCTCTTAGAgaggtttacaagaataagaagtATTTGCCACTTGATCTTCGTCCCAAGAAGACCCGTGCCATTAGAAGACGCCTTACCAAAAATCAG GCATCATTGAAGACAGAACGTGAGAAGAAGAAGGAGATATACTTTCCATTAAGAAAGTATGCAATCAAGGCATAG